The following coding sequences are from one Polyodon spathula isolate WHYD16114869_AA chromosome 7, ASM1765450v1, whole genome shotgun sequence window:
- the LOC121318156 gene encoding putative adenosylhomocysteinase 3 isoform X5 gives MEAAFEDWACSRTSAAFQLPQWVQIQFADQKQEFNKRTTKIGRRSLSRSISQSSTDSYSSAASYTDSSDDETSPRDKQQKNSKGNSDFCIKNIKQADFGRREIEIAEQAARPACAEMPALMALRKRAQGEKPLAGAKIVGCTHITAQTAVLMETLAALGAQCRWAACNIYSTQNEVAAALAEGGFAVFAWKGESEDDFWWCIDRCVNVEGWQPNMILDDGGDLTHWIYKKYPNMFKKIKGIVEESVTGVHRLYQLSKAGKLCVPAMNVNDSVTKQKFDNLYCCRESILDGLKRTTDVMFGGKQVVVCGYGEVGKGCSAALKAMGSIVYVTEIDPICALQACMDGFRLVKLNEVIRQVDIVITCTGNKNVVVREYLDRMKNGCIVCNMGHSNTEIDVASLRTPELTWERVRSQVDHVIWPDGKRIVLLAEGRLLNLSCSTVPTFVLSITATTQALALIELYNAPEGRYKQDVYLLPKKMDEYVASLHLPTFDAHLTELTDEQAKYLGLNKNGPFKPNYYRY, from the exons ATGGAGGCAGCATTTGAGGACTGGGCCTGCAGCAGAACCAGTGCTGCCTTTCAGTTACCTCAATGGGTG CAAATCCAGTTTGCTGACCAGAAGCAGGAGTTTAACAAGCGCACCACCAAGATTGGCCGTCGCTCCCTGTCCCGCTCCATCTCCCAGTCCTCCACAGACAGCTACAGCTCAG CTGCCTCCTACACAGACAGCTCGGATGATGAGACCTCTCCGAGAGACAAGCAGCAGAAGAACTCCAAGGGAAATAGTGACTTCTGCATCAAAAACATCAAGCAGGCAGACTTCGGGCGGAGGGAGATCGAGATCGCTGAGCAAG CTGCCCGTCCTGCCTGTGCAGAGATGCCTGCCCTGATGGCTTTGAGGAAGCGAGCTCAGGGAGAGAAGCCACTGGCTGGAGCAAAGATCGTGGGCTGCACTCACATTACTGCACAGACCGCT GTCCTGATGGAGACACTGGCTGCCCTGGGTGCTCAATGCAGATGGGCTGCCTGTAACATTTACTCCACACAGAATGAAGTTGCAGCTGCCCTTGCTGAAGGTG GATTTGCTGTGTTTGCGTGGAAAGGTGAATCAGAAGACGACTTCTGGTGGTGTATCGACCGCTGTGTCAATGTGGAGGGGTGGCAGCCCAACATG ATTCTGGATGATGGAGGTGACCTCACTCACTGGATCTATAAGAAGTACCCCAACATGTTTAAGAAAATCAAGGGCATTGTGGAGGAGAGTGTCACTGGAGTGCACAG GTTGTACCAGTTGTCTAAAGCTGGGAAGCTGTGTGTTCCAGCCATGAACGTGAATGACTCTGTAACCAAACAAAAGTTTGATAATCTTTACTGCTGTAGGGAGTCCATCCTGGATGG TCTTAAAAGAACGACAGATGTGATGTTTGGAGGAAAGCAGGTGGTAGTGTGTGGATATGGAGAG GTTGGAAAGGGTTGCAGTGCTGCCCTGAAAGCCATGGGCTCCATTGTGTACGTCACTGAGATAGACCCCATCTGTGCACTGCAAGCCTG catGGATGGTTTCAGACTGGTGAAGCTGAATGAAGTCATCAGACAGGTGGACATAGTTATCACTTGTACAG gcaatAAAAACGTTGTGGTAAGGGAATACTTAGACCGTATGAAGAATGGTTGCATTGTCTGCAACATGGGACATTCCAACACTGAAATTGACGTG GCCAGTCTGCGCACTCCTGAGCTGACCTGGGAACGTGTGAGGTCACAGGTGGACCATGTGATCTGGCCTGACGGCAAGAGAATAGTGCTGCTGGCCGAG GGTCGTCTTCTGAATCTGAGCTGCTCTACAGTTCCTACCTTTGTGCTCTCCATCACTGCAACCACCCAG GCACTGGCTTTAATAGAGCTTTACAATGCTCCAGAGGGCCGTTACAAGCAGGATGTCTACTTGCTGCCAAAGAAAATGG ATGAGTACGTGGCGAGCCTTCATCTTCCAACATTCGACGCACATCTAACTGAACTGACAGATGAGCAAGCAAAGTACCTGGGCTTAAATAAAAACGGACCCTTTAAGCCAAATTACTATAG GTATTAG
- the LOC121318156 gene encoding putative adenosylhomocysteinase 3 isoform X6 has translation MKKVFSLASPIKHRKTDAVETVQIKQIQFADQKQEFNKRTTKIGRRSLSRSISQSSTDSYSSAASYTDSSDDETSPRDKQQKNSKGNSDFCIKNIKQADFGRREIEIAEQAARPACAEMPALMALRKRAQGEKPLAGAKIVGCTHITAQTAVLMETLAALGAQCRWAACNIYSTQNEVAAALAEGGFAVFAWKGESEDDFWWCIDRCVNVEGWQPNMILDDGGDLTHWIYKKYPNMFKKIKGIVEESVTGVHRLYQLSKAGKLCVPAMNVNDSVTKQKFDNLYCCRESILDGLKRTTDVMFGGKQVVVCGYGEVGKGCSAALKAMGSIVYVTEIDPICALQACMDGFRLVKLNEVIRQVDIVITCTGNKNVVVREYLDRMKNGCIVCNMGHSNTEIDVASLRTPELTWERVRSQVDHVIWPDGKRIVLLAEGRLLNLSCSTVPTFVLSITATTQALALIELYNAPEGRYKQDVYLLPKKMDEYVASLHLPTFDAHLTELTDEQAKYLGLNKNGPFKPNYYRY, from the exons CAAATCCAGTTTGCTGACCAGAAGCAGGAGTTTAACAAGCGCACCACCAAGATTGGCCGTCGCTCCCTGTCCCGCTCCATCTCCCAGTCCTCCACAGACAGCTACAGCTCAG CTGCCTCCTACACAGACAGCTCGGATGATGAGACCTCTCCGAGAGACAAGCAGCAGAAGAACTCCAAGGGAAATAGTGACTTCTGCATCAAAAACATCAAGCAGGCAGACTTCGGGCGGAGGGAGATCGAGATCGCTGAGCAAG CTGCCCGTCCTGCCTGTGCAGAGATGCCTGCCCTGATGGCTTTGAGGAAGCGAGCTCAGGGAGAGAAGCCACTGGCTGGAGCAAAGATCGTGGGCTGCACTCACATTACTGCACAGACCGCT GTCCTGATGGAGACACTGGCTGCCCTGGGTGCTCAATGCAGATGGGCTGCCTGTAACATTTACTCCACACAGAATGAAGTTGCAGCTGCCCTTGCTGAAGGTG GATTTGCTGTGTTTGCGTGGAAAGGTGAATCAGAAGACGACTTCTGGTGGTGTATCGACCGCTGTGTCAATGTGGAGGGGTGGCAGCCCAACATG ATTCTGGATGATGGAGGTGACCTCACTCACTGGATCTATAAGAAGTACCCCAACATGTTTAAGAAAATCAAGGGCATTGTGGAGGAGAGTGTCACTGGAGTGCACAG GTTGTACCAGTTGTCTAAAGCTGGGAAGCTGTGTGTTCCAGCCATGAACGTGAATGACTCTGTAACCAAACAAAAGTTTGATAATCTTTACTGCTGTAGGGAGTCCATCCTGGATGG TCTTAAAAGAACGACAGATGTGATGTTTGGAGGAAAGCAGGTGGTAGTGTGTGGATATGGAGAG GTTGGAAAGGGTTGCAGTGCTGCCCTGAAAGCCATGGGCTCCATTGTGTACGTCACTGAGATAGACCCCATCTGTGCACTGCAAGCCTG catGGATGGTTTCAGACTGGTGAAGCTGAATGAAGTCATCAGACAGGTGGACATAGTTATCACTTGTACAG gcaatAAAAACGTTGTGGTAAGGGAATACTTAGACCGTATGAAGAATGGTTGCATTGTCTGCAACATGGGACATTCCAACACTGAAATTGACGTG GCCAGTCTGCGCACTCCTGAGCTGACCTGGGAACGTGTGAGGTCACAGGTGGACCATGTGATCTGGCCTGACGGCAAGAGAATAGTGCTGCTGGCCGAG GGTCGTCTTCTGAATCTGAGCTGCTCTACAGTTCCTACCTTTGTGCTCTCCATCACTGCAACCACCCAG GCACTGGCTTTAATAGAGCTTTACAATGCTCCAGAGGGCCGTTACAAGCAGGATGTCTACTTGCTGCCAAAGAAAATGG ATGAGTACGTGGCGAGCCTTCATCTTCCAACATTCGACGCACATCTAACTGAACTGACAGATGAGCAAGCAAAGTACCTGGGCTTAAATAAAAACGGACCCTTTAAGCCAAATTACTATAG GTATTAG